Proteins encoded within one genomic window of Cyprinus carpio isolate SPL01 chromosome A15, ASM1834038v1, whole genome shotgun sequence:
- the LOC122147830 gene encoding LOW QUALITY PROTEIN: C5a anaphylatoxin chemotactic receptor 1 (The sequence of the model RefSeq protein was modified relative to this genomic sequence to represent the inferred CDS: inserted 4 bases in 2 codons) produces MHFLCYLWCGFIGNGLVIFLLAXRMKTTINSIWFLNLAIADFIFMFWSKNRIAPQSSLGYRVIITLVYLNSFLNPILYVFMCDEYKKLKQSLLLVLETAFAEDHLDXLRQMQKNDQDMKTKRELLDM; encoded by the exons ATGCATTTTCTTTGCTACCTTTGGTGTGGTTTCATTGGAAATGGGCTTGTAATATTTCTGCTGGC GCGAATGAAGACAACCATCAACTCCATTTGGTTTCTCAACTTGGCAATTGCAGACTTCATCTTTATGTT CTGGAGTAAGAATCGTATCGCTCCTCAAAGCAGCCTAGGATACCGAGTCATTATAACT CTGGTTTATCTTAACAGCTTTCTGAACCCCATTctttatgtgttcatgtgtgatgaGTATAAGAAGCTTAAACAGtctctgctgctggtgctggagaCGGCTTTTGCTGAAGATCATCTGGA TTTAAGGCAGATGCAAAAGAACGACCAGGACATGAAAACCAAACGTGAATTGCTGGATATGTAG